The window TTGACGAACAGATTATCAGTATTGAAAAATCAAAAAGCGAGCTGCATAGGCAGAGAGATATACTTCTCTTTTCAGAGAAAGAAAAAAAAGACCGCCAGAAACTCTATGATGATTTATCCCTTCAGATGACCGGGAAAGAGGAACTCCTCTCTCTCTGGGAAAATTTAAGTCCCGAAGAAATCTTTATGCAGGAGAGCCTTCCTGTCTTGATTGAGAGCTATGCCGATGAAGGAAATCAACTGATTGAACTCAGATCCGGAACACAGAAATACATGGACAAGGAAGGATTGGATCTTTTACTTTCAGGAAGTATTGAAAGAGTGGATGATCTCTTTTTTTTAAGTTTTTCCTGTTTCAATATCAATAATAAGATGTCTCTTCTGGATATCAGCCGGACAGCCCGGGAAGAGGAGATTGACTCGGTGTTATTGGAAATCTCAGACCAGGTCCGCACAATTATTCTGGGAAGGACCTGGGCGGGGTTGAACGTTTCTGTTACTCCCGAGAATGCTCTCATCAGTATCGACGGTAAAACCCTGGGTGTCGGGAGTCTATTGACGAAGACCCTTCTTCCCGGATTTGCCACAGTGCAGATTAAAACAACTGGTTTTCAGACTCAGAGTCAGCAAATCTATCTTGCTCCTGAGAGAATTCAGTCACTGGAAGTCAACCTGACAGCAGGTGAATCAGAGTCCCTCTTTATATTTTCAGACCCGCCTGGAGCAGATGTCTATATGGGAGCTCTCTGGATAGGGCAGACCCCTCTGTTTACAGAAAGGCCTGCCCAGTTGGAGCAGCTGAAAATCAGTAAAGAAAACTACATGTCCTTTTTTATGTCCACCCGGGAACTCCTGGGAGACAGCATCACTGTAGAATTGGGATTAACCCTCTATGATAAAGAAAAAAAGCTAAAAGATTCAAAGAGTGCCTTTTATAGAGCCCTGGGTTGGTTCAGCCTGTCTGTGGGGGTCCCTTTGATACTCTCCGGCATTTACCAAAACCTGGACAATCGTTATTATAACTATGCGATTGACTATAATAGTACAGGGAATCCTGAAAGTTATGACAAAGCTCTGGAGTATAAAAACCATGCTGATATAGCCTATTATAGCTACTGGGGGGGAGTTGCTGTAAGCGGAACCCTTCTGGTTAATACCATTTTTAAGCTGCGCAGCTATATAAGGGCAGCAGAAGAATCAACTGAGGATTAATATGTTCTGGAATAAAAAGAAAAAAGATAAAGGAAAAGGCCCGAAAGCAAACCTGGGGCTTATGATTGCAGAGTTGTTCGGCAAAACTCCCAGCCTTGATACATTTTATAATGAACTGGAAGAAATGCTTATCACCGGTGACATGGGCGGATCTGTGGCCATGGGAATTGTTGATGAACTCCGGGAAAGGATAATGAAAGACAAGATCAAGGACAAGGAAACCATTCTGAAAGAACTCAGAGCTATCATTTCCGGTAACCTGAAGACCATAAGAATCCTGCCGGATCATGATAAACTCAATGTATTCTTAGTCCTTGGGGTGAACGGGGTTGGTAAAACAACCACCATAGCCAAACTGGCACAGTATTACAAGAAACAGGAGGGCGTTAAAATCCTCTTCAGTGCCGGAGACACATTCAGGGCGGCCGCTATAGATCAATTAAAGATACAGGGAGAAAGAACCGGAAACAGAGTGATTGCTCAAAAACATGGATCCGATCCCGGGGCTGTTATCTATGACAGTATTGCCTCTGCTAAGAGTCATGGTGAAGAATTGATCCTGGCCGATACGGCAGGACGGATGCACAATAAATCCAATTTGGTGAATGAACTCAAAAAAATAGATAAGATCGTCAATTCAAACCTGAATGGAGGACAGTACAGAAAAATACTGATTCTGGATGCCACAACAGGGCAGAATGGACTTCAACAGGCAGAAGTTTTTAATGAGGCGGTCCATGTGGATTGTATCATCCTCACAAAATACGATGCGACAGCCAGAGGCGGTCTGATAGTTGCCATCAACAGAAAACTAAATATTCCTGTTGCCTTTGTCGGTCATGGTGAGGGACTGGATGATCTTTCTGAGTTTAGTCCTGAGAACTATCTGGATGATCTGCTGGCCTTGGAATGAGAATTATACTGCTGCTTTTTCTGTTCCTGTCTCCCCTGGGAGCACAGGAACTTTATAAATCAGATGGGCTGGGGTTTCAAGGCTCTCCTGTTGAATCTTTAGAGGATTCACAGTGGGTTCTGGCCCTCCAGAATGAAGAGAGAACAAGCAGCAGAACCCTCTATAAAGAGCAGAAAGAATATAAGCGCTGGGAGAATACCGGAATAAATTCGAATGGACAAATTCTTGACAGTGAAAAATATTATTACAAAGGCTCCCTGCGTACAGAAACCATCTCAAATCTTAACGACCGGATACAAGAAGAGATTTTATATGACTCTACCGGAACTTTTCTAATCCATAAGTACTTTTTTTATGACAATTCGGGGCAATTAATCCGAATTGAGAACAGGAATGAAGAAGGTGATATTCTCATGGGGAATACCATTGAGTACAGACTGAACGGTTCTCTCCGGAACCTTGAGAGTGATACCGGAGACAGCATCGAATGGCGGTCAGGAGACTTCAACCGTCAATATATTGATACTCTCTACCTAAAAGAAAACAATATGACAACCTTGTATAAATATGAATCAGGCTTGCTTATACGGCAGCTGATTAAAACGGATGAATCCGATATTGAAGAGAGTGTATATACATATTCTGATGCAGGCGTACTCATCGAAAATGTTATATACAATATACCCAATAAGACAAGGACAGTTCTGAGATACAATGATGATGGCAGAATTCTGATTAATAATATTTACAAAAATGAGCTTCTCGAGTTTTCAGAACAGAATACATACAGCAATGGAAATCTGACCAAAACCCAGCAAAGGAGCAATGGACTGATTCTTGTCCGGGAATACGAATACAAGTCAGGCCAGAGTGAGCCCTATTTAACCAATCACTATAGGAATGGAGTTCTGTTTAAAATTGTAGAAATGACAGATGATACCACCTGGGAAACCCTTTACAGGAATAATGAAGAAATTATCAAAAGACTTGTACAGGATGAGGATTTATGATGTGGACTCACTTTCTTTCAATCCGGTATTTATTCACACATAATGGACGAAAAGGGCATCTTGGAAATACACTTGCCATATTAGGCTTGAGTATCGGAATCATGACCCTGATTACAGTCCTCACGGTTATGAACGGATTTCAACAGGGATTCATTACAAGCATCAATGAAATATATTCTTATCATATTCGAGTTCCCATATCCCGGGGAGATTCACCCCATTTTACCTTGGATGGGATTCGTAGTGCTGTTCCTTTCCGGGACCAGACGGGGATACTCACGACATCCCAGGCACTGAGTTCGGGCAGCCAACTTCGATTCATCGATTTCGAAGCCGTAAAAAATGACATTTCATTTCTGGAAGAACTAAGAATTGTGGATGGTGTTCTCCCTGTGAATGACAATGAAGTCCTTCTGGGAACAGATCTGGCCAGGTACCTGTCGGTCGAAACCGGTGATACACTTCAATTTTCATTTCTAGGTATCAAAACGACTTCCTTTGAAAACAGAAATTTAAAGGTGTCAGGGATTTTCAGGACGGGATACTATGAATATGACAGAAATATGGCATTTTCCTCTCTGAGTGACTTCTCTTCAGCCCCTTATGTTGTCGGCATTAAACTGGATAATCATTTCCGGGACAAACCAGTCATGAAGAAACTGAATCAGCTGTATCCCGATTTGAATCCTGTTTCCTGGCGCCAATACAACAGTGCCTTCTTCAACGCTTTGAAAATAGAAAAGATTTTCATGTTTCTCATTGTTGCTCTTATCTTTATCGTAGTTTCAGTCAATATTTATCATTCCATGAAGAGGAATGTAAAAGAACGGATTGCAGAACTGGCTTTGCTTAAAGCCCTGGGAGGTACTCCACAGGATATTCTCAGGATCTATACAGATCAGGGAATCATCATTTCCCTCATCAGTAGTTTAACAGGCACTGCTTTGGGGATCATCCTCTCTGAAAATATAAATGAAATCATATCTTTCTTTCTGAACATCCAGATGAAGTTTTATGAATGGTTCAGTTTTTTTCCCTGGTTTATTAATCCTCCGACTCAGTTTTATTTTATGGAAATACCTGTTAAGTTTTTATGGCAGGACATAATTACAATTAATGTTACGGCTTTTCTTACCGTACTCATAGCCTCTTATTCCTCTGTTATAAGGGCTTCAAAAGTTTTCCCTGCAGAGATTTTCAGGAATGAATAAATGATAGTTGAATTAAAAAATCTGACCAAGACTTATACCTCGGGTGATGATATTCTACTCATCCTGGATGATATTAATTTCACCTTTCCCCGTGGGGCTCTTATGTCTTTGACAGGTGAAAGCGGCAGCGGGAAAAGTACATTTCTAAATATTGTCGGTGCTTTAGATAAGGCAGATTCGGGTGAAATAAAGAGCTGCGGCGTTTCTCTTCATAGGGCTGATGAGAATACAATGGCTGAGTACAGAAACAAAAATACGGGATTTATATTTCAATTTCACTATCTTCTTAAAGATTTTAACGCTCTTGAAAATATTATGCTTCCCGGAAGAATTCAGGGGCAAAATCTTTCAGAACTCAGAATGAAAGCCCAGGATCTATTAAAATCTGTCAATATGGAAAACAGAAGTCATCATTACCCGGGTCAGCTCTCAGGGGGGGAACGACAGCGTATTGCCCTGGCTAGAGCCTTGATCAATTCACCTCAACTGATCCTGGCAGATGAACCGACAGGGAGTCTGGATGAAAAGAATTCAAGACTCGTCGAGGACATGCTTTTTTCACTCACCAGCGAAAAAGGTGTCTCCCTGATACTGGCAACACATGACCGGCAATTGGCTTCCCGAACAACCCTGAAGTATCATCTTCAAGGCGGACAGTTAAACGCCCTATGAAATCATTGCTCCTGGATATGACAATCCGCCTTTTTATCGGCCCCCGAAAAAGAGAGTCGAAACCAATATTCGGTTCGATCCTCGGGATAGCTCTCAGTATGATTCCCCTGGTTGTAGTCATATTCCTTTCTGAAGGTATGATCAAAGGAATCACAGACAGATACATTGAGACTGGAACATTTCATCTGCAACTGCGCCCCTACGAAGAATTGACCCCGGATGACTGGAACAGTACAGCTGGGGCTCTTACAGAGACAGACGGTATCCTTCAGGTTCAAAGAGAACATAGCGGCATGGGTA is drawn from Oceanispirochaeta sp. and contains these coding sequences:
- a CDS encoding ABC transporter ATP-binding protein, which codes for MIVELKNLTKTYTSGDDILLILDDINFTFPRGALMSLTGESGSGKSTFLNIVGALDKADSGEIKSCGVSLHRADENTMAEYRNKNTGFIFQFHYLLKDFNALENIMLPGRIQGQNLSELRMKAQDLLKSVNMENRSHHYPGQLSGGERQRIALARALINSPQLILADEPTGSLDEKNSRLVEDMLFSLTSEKGVSLILATHDRQLASRTTLKYHLQGGQLNAL
- a CDS encoding PEGA domain-containing protein, giving the protein MIRKLIPFFLFLISFPAFSQVLDSSMLSIEKETWNVGMSRFTGFNLDKKHEYLLTSLPLLLIENISDIENHQFSEEEKEYYIHQHIDEQIISIEKSKSELHRQRDILLFSEKEKKDRQKLYDDLSLQMTGKEELLSLWENLSPEEIFMQESLPVLIESYADEGNQLIELRSGTQKYMDKEGLDLLLSGSIERVDDLFFLSFSCFNINNKMSLLDISRTAREEEIDSVLLEISDQVRTIILGRTWAGLNVSVTPENALISIDGKTLGVGSLLTKTLLPGFATVQIKTTGFQTQSQQIYLAPERIQSLEVNLTAGESESLFIFSDPPGADVYMGALWIGQTPLFTERPAQLEQLKISKENYMSFFMSTRELLGDSITVELGLTLYDKEKKLKDSKSAFYRALGWFSLSVGVPLILSGIYQNLDNRYYNYAIDYNSTGNPESYDKALEYKNHADIAYYSYWGGVAVSGTLLVNTIFKLRSYIRAAEESTED
- a CDS encoding ABC transporter permease encodes the protein MMWTHFLSIRYLFTHNGRKGHLGNTLAILGLSIGIMTLITVLTVMNGFQQGFITSINEIYSYHIRVPISRGDSPHFTLDGIRSAVPFRDQTGILTTSQALSSGSQLRFIDFEAVKNDISFLEELRIVDGVLPVNDNEVLLGTDLARYLSVETGDTLQFSFLGIKTTSFENRNLKVSGIFRTGYYEYDRNMAFSSLSDFSSAPYVVGIKLDNHFRDKPVMKKLNQLYPDLNPVSWRQYNSAFFNALKIEKIFMFLIVALIFIVVSVNIYHSMKRNVKERIAELALLKALGGTPQDILRIYTDQGIIISLISSLTGTALGIILSENINEIISFFLNIQMKFYEWFSFFPWFINPPTQFYFMEIPVKFLWQDIITINVTAFLTVLIASYSSVIRASKVFPAEIFRNE
- the ftsY gene encoding signal recognition particle-docking protein FtsY; amino-acid sequence: MFWNKKKKDKGKGPKANLGLMIAELFGKTPSLDTFYNELEEMLITGDMGGSVAMGIVDELRERIMKDKIKDKETILKELRAIISGNLKTIRILPDHDKLNVFLVLGVNGVGKTTTIAKLAQYYKKQEGVKILFSAGDTFRAAAIDQLKIQGERTGNRVIAQKHGSDPGAVIYDSIASAKSHGEELILADTAGRMHNKSNLVNELKKIDKIVNSNLNGGQYRKILILDATTGQNGLQQAEVFNEAVHVDCIILTKYDATARGGLIVAINRKLNIPVAFVGHGEGLDDLSEFSPENYLDDLLALE